TTTCTTGTAAAATCGCTTGAGCAATAACTTCGATAGGTTCTAACGCTGGGTGGGTTGCTCGATGAACCCGGAGCGGAACTGCTTCTGACCAAGCATTTGTAAAGGCTGTGTAGTGTTTAATGGGCGGAAATACTCGATAGCCTCGCGCTTCATATCGAGGCGGTAATTCTTTGGAGAGCCTTTGATGTTCTGCTCCGTCTTCTACATTATTGATAGCAAACCCTAAAAATGCTGGGGGTGGAGAGAGTTGCAGCTCCTGTACATTGGCAGCATACCAGTCTAATAATACTCGGGTCCCATCGATTGCCTTTGCATCAGGCATCAAAGGAACCAACAGGTGAGTTGCAGCAATTAAAGCGGACTTGGGAATTTGCTCTAAGGTTGCTGGGCAGTCAAAGATAATTAAGTCGTGAGGAACTGGATAGTCAGAAAGTGCTTCCTTTAGTAACTTGCTGCCTCCTGTCTGGCTAAAGCTAGGCATTACTTTAAAGAGGGCGCTACCTCCTTGAAAGACTTCTAAGTTTTTGACGTGTTGCTCCCAAACGGGAGTCAAGGTGTAGGTGCCATCAAAGAAACCCGAGTAAAGCCAGGCAGTGGTTGCTTTGGGTGCGGGTGTTTTATTCAGGCGACAAGCAACATTAATGGAACCTTGGGGGTCTAGGTCGAAGATAGCCACTTTACGCCCTTGGCGAGCGACTTCGTATCCTAGATTCACTGCCAAAGTGGTTTTTCCCACCCCTCCAGCCCCAGTCATTATGGCAAGAC
The sequence above is a segment of the Trichocoleus sp. FACHB-46 genome. Coding sequences within it:
- a CDS encoding ParA family protein; amino-acid sequence: MPNQMRLAIMTGAGGVGKTTLAVNLGYEVARQGRKVAIFDLDPQGSINVACRLNKTPAPKATTAWLYSGFFDGTYTLTPVWEQHVKNLEVFQGGSALFKVMPSFSQTGGSKLLKEALSDYPVPHDLIIFDCPATLEQIPKSALIAATHLLVPLMPDAKAIDGTRVLLDWYAANVQELQLSPPPAFLGFAINNVEDGAEHQRLSKELPPRYEARGYRVFPPIKHYTAFTNAWSEAVPLRVHRATHPALEPIEVIAQAILQEMKGSKRGKARSARRG